The window ATTGAAAATGCCATCAAACACAACACCTTTTCAAAGGCACAACCCCTTAAAATTAGAATATTTGTGGACGAAAACCTTCACCTGAGCATCATCAACAACCTAAATGAGCGGGAAACAAAGCTGGTTTCAACGGGCGTTGGCCTTGAAAACATTAAACGGAGGTATGCCCTGGTGAGTGAACAAAAGCCTGAATTTATTAAAATCAATGGTCAATTCATTGCCAAACTGCCCTTGCTGAATTTTGAAGAATCCGAAATTGCCTAACGTATTAAAAATGAAAGTTGTAATCATAGAAGATGAAGCCTTTGCGGCTTTGCGATTAAAAAAGATGATCCTGGATTATAATCCAGGAATAGAAATATTGGCTGAACTCGAATCGGTGGCCGAGTCTGTAAAGTGGTTCAAATCAAACCCTGAACCAGATTTGATATTCCTGGATATCCACCTGGAAGACGACCTGAGTTTTGCCATTTTCGACCAGGTGAATATCTCCAGTCCGGTGATCTTCACCACCGCATTCGATGAATATGCCATAAAAGCTTTTAAGCTAAAGAGCATTGATTATCTGCTTAAGCCTATCATACATGAAGAGCTTGCTGCAGCCTTGAAGAAATATGAGCAATTCAGCGGTTTACACAAGAACCAGGTCGATTTGCAATCCCTTTTCAACCTGTTGACGAACAGTGAAAAAAAGTACCGGGAGCGGTTCTCCATTTCCATAGGGTCAAAGATCAAAATGATTGAGGTCAGCGAAGTTGCCTATTTTTTTGTTTTGGATAAAGGGGTTTACTTGCGAACCTTTAAGGGAAATACCTTCAACGTGGATTTCACCCTGGAAAAACTGGAAGAGATGCTTAATCCCGATTCCTTTTTCAGAATCAACAGGAAATACCTGGTTAATATTTCTTCCATCGCCAATATGGTTGCCTATTCCAGAAGCCGCGTCAAGCTGGAACTCGAGCCCAGGGCTGATGATGAATATGAGACCATCGTGAGCATTGACCGTTCGGCCGCTTTCAAGAAATGGCTAAATAATTAATCGTTAAGCCTTAGCAGACACCCAGCCACCTTCACCTTTCCGGGGGGAATTACCGCAAGGCCTTTGCCCTGGGTATTGGCCTGAATGCGGTCTTTATTGCCGTGGAGATCTTTTATGGACTGGGGTCCAACTCATCTGCTCTGGTGGTTATTGCGGTCATTATCTGAGTGACCTGCAGTTTATTGGCCGGTTCGGTTTCACCCGTCCTGGAAGCAATTCCCTAACACATTCAGGTGAAGGACGTTTGCAATTTCCTGCTCTCACTCAATTGAGTCAGCGACATCCACAACCTTCACTTCTGGGCCATGAGCACCCCCATGTGGCCCTCACCGACCACCAGGTAATGCACTCAGGATATGATGATAACTTGTTTTCCCATCTCCAGGAGGAACTCCAAAAGCATTTTGGAATCAGCCATACCACCATTCAAATTGAAAAAAAATCCCTGCATCCTGATTGCAATCAGGACTGCTAAAAAGAATCAAATCCTTATCCTGCCCTGTCGTAGGCTTTCCTTAGCCAGTCAAAGACTTCCCCGTCCAGCTCATCAAGGCCTTCCAGGCTGATCTTATGGGTGCACATGGCATTGGCCCCGGTGATGGCTTCCAGTTTCCCTGAAGCCTCCTGCCCTTTCAGGATGATGCCCACCTCAAAGCGCATTTTGGTGACAGGCTGTAAAAGCGCAAACTGTTTCCTGCGTCTCAGGCTCACATAGGCTTTTTTGGGCGCCACCTCAATGTCGTGGCCCCAGCTTTTTATTTCAGCCATCAATTTTTCATACAGTGGCCTGAAATGCTCCTTGCCTTTGTATTGCTGTTCCAGCAGCTCGTCCGGGCTGCCGGCAGAAGCGGCATCGCTGCCTTTAGCCTTAAGCGCCACAAGATTGGCGAAGCCGTGCGTAAAGCCATGGATTTCCTTTAGAAACTTTATGATCTGGCCGTGCTTCTCAAGGTTTTCCTTCCCGACAAGGGCGATCCACTCTTCCAGGGTTTGGCCGGTATTCTTGCGCAGGTTTTCGATCATGGTCTGGGTTGCCTGGTCCATCATAATTTCGTTAAATGAGACATCTCGTTTTGCAGGCCAGGGGTGGTGAACCCCCTGCCTGTTTATTTAATTAAATTACAAAAAAAACTTCATTTTCCAGCCAACTTTGGCATAAATTTGGATGGAAAATGGAATGCCCCCGCTAAGGTGATTTTCTCCGGGCTTACTCCTTCATTAAACCAAAAATTTTTTCCCATGAAGAAAATTCTGATCCCCGCAGTGTTCATCATCCTTTCAGGCTGTTTTGGACATAAATATGACACCGGGCGTTTTCCCAAAGCAGTGATCAATTTCGAGGCCGTCAATTCGCCCTACGACGATTATAACTCCACCGCGCCATTTATTTATTATCGCTACCGCCTGCATTTTTCCTCGAACCGGAACAGCGGGGGCGGTGAATTCGATGTGGTTGGAGACAATATGTACATTGACTGGAATAAGGATAAGGGTACCCTGGCCATTGGAACGGATGGCAGCGAGGACGTCTTCAACTACCTGGTTCCCATGCTCGATTCCATCAACACCAACTGCAATGAACTGGGCCCCTACTGGATGAGGTTCAGAAATGAAGTTAGCTATACCAAGGTGTTCTGGACTGATGTGGTGTTGTTTGCCAACGACTGCCAGGGAGATTACGACATCCAATTTGTCTGGACCGAGAGTGATATCAATGAAAGCCAGGGAAGCGGGGAGATTGCGGGTACACAGAACATTTCCTTTCTGAACTCATCCGCCAATGATATGTATCCCTCTTTTTTCGGGGAAGATTTTTACTACTTCGATGAATACAGCCAAAGCCAGGAAAAGATCGAAAAGATCATTTTCTGCTCAGACAGGGAAGGCACCTTCGACTTGTTTGAAGTTCCGCTGCTAACCGGTTCAGGACTGGTGGCAGCCCTTGAAGCGGAAACCTCGCCCACCCCCACCAAAATGTCACTCAGCACAGATTATGATGATGTCTGTCCCAATGTGAATGGCAAGTTATTGGTGTTTGCATCCAACCGTCCGGGCGGCTACGGGGGTTATGACCTGTATTATTCACAATACAAAAACGGA of the Bacteroides sp. genome contains:
- a CDS encoding DUF5655 domain-containing protein; translation: MMDQATQTMIENLRKNTGQTLEEWIALVGKENLEKHGQIIKFLKEIHGFTHGFANLVALKAKGSDAASAGSPDELLEQQYKGKEHFRPLYEKLMAEIKSWGHDIEVAPKKAYVSLRRRKQFALLQPVTKMRFEVGIILKGQEASGKLEAITGANAMCTHKISLEGLDELDGEVFDWLRKAYDRAG
- a CDS encoding LytTR family DNA-binding domain-containing protein, giving the protein MKVVIIEDEAFAALRLKKMILDYNPGIEILAELESVAESVKWFKSNPEPDLIFLDIHLEDDLSFAIFDQVNISSPVIFTTAFDEYAIKAFKLKSIDYLLKPIIHEELAAALKKYEQFSGLHKNQVDLQSLFNLLTNSEKKYRERFSISIGSKIKMIEVSEVAYFFVLDKGVYLRTFKGNTFNVDFTLEKLEEMLNPDSFFRINRKYLVNISSIANMVAYSRSRVKLELEPRADDEYETIVSIDRSAAFKKWLNN